The sequence ggttCTGCATACtcgtatttcttaaaaatatcccatatttttaactgaaaacatgataaaaaggtgacaggcgtgtattcgacaaaaatatttataaacagttCACACACAACATGCGCGTCGCGAATCTCAGGGGCTACTAGGTCGAATCGGTAACTGGATTGAAATGCCTATGTGCATAGAGGCACAGATTCATATCCCATCTcgaccatgtaccaatgactgttttccaagatatgtatgtacattattttgagtGCTACCGATGCTCTTCCGGCGGGCGAAAACATCGTGacaaaacctgcacattcaagtaaataaatgtctgataTGGGATAGGTTGCCTTACagaggttgcggaggtcagatggcagtcgaaaaaaagaaacagttttattacctttttatttttactaagaaattttaatacaaacttTAAAGCAATAAGTCTTCCACCGTGGTCTAGTAGCGAAGACAACACATAGtggccagctgcttctctatCCGTggagattgtaaaagtcgatcAAGGGGAATGCTAAAAAACTtgtcttgtaggcgatgggctagcaacctgtcactatctgaatctcaattccatcatcgagctatacagctgaacttggccttttagccacttcaagactgttgactctgttttCTCCGTAAGAAATGAATgtgttatgtgtatttatgCAAGGAATAATTTAACTAACGATGCATCGGCATCACTTACCGCATTCACAGAATAACTAAATCATTACCGGCGCGTGTTCTTTATCTTTTATCGAAATATATCCATCAAAGACATATCTACCCTTGACCAATTTATCATGATGCATTcctcaaaaataaaagatagcAGGGAAAAAcatattagtttatttaaaaacacaaaatctggtttttaattaacatgaACATGGCAGTCTCCGGCAAAGCTAACGAAAACATGAAATGTCAATAGTCAGCAGTCTTCTTCTCCTGTATTCCTTATTGCACGAATCGAGtaaagtattaattaataaggtTCTTTGTATCAGACGAATCTTAAACCAGCCCAAAATTATACAGAAAAATGTAGTACTATACCAGGTGCTCTTTTTTCGCAGATCAGCAAATCAGTCCAGGGATTGGGTTGGTTTCTAAATAACTGAAGGAAAAACTGACTAATTCAGAATGTGGGAGAACGAGTGATGTGACACTATGGCAACTTGCGaattatgtaaagaaaaatacgatttacaaaataaacatacatatattggaTGCTATCTATACAATAcactaacttaaaatataatcgatggaaaaaatgtgaaaagaaacaaaaaactagCAAACAAAAACGCAACGAAATTCATAGAAGACACCGCGATTTCAAATTGCCGGGCGCTAGGTATTCTATTAAGAGACAGGATCGTATTCTAGGGGACGGACTCAGCAGAAACATAAATAcgatataatttacaaataataaaaatctttaaatcactacatagtataaaacaaagtcgcccattttgtctgtagtcccttcgtatgcataaaactttaaaactacgcaacggattttgatgcggttttcactaatagaaagagtattttctccgacaggtttttatatattattgaaatacattgaaactatattagctgagctatagcgatttatgtccaagaagtcagaaaaaaaatctaattgaagattgcatttgtgcgtgcgccgcttataccgttggatacaagtaagaacaatgtatagcaaaaacattggtctttattagttctacaaaaaagtccgcgatgacatatatccagcttttttatttaagtcacaaaaactacttttctgtattaaaaaaacatttaattcgttgggtgatgtttaactggtgatataaccaataatacatatatccttatcaaaataagtaagttcatcatcacgagcatttaatttagattatttttgcagtttacagtgtgttatttagacatatagtttaggagatatcacgatattagtattgcggcacggtacgggccggccgcggcggcgggggcagcgtccctataaaTAGCGCGTCaatatcgtttttttttttccaaaaactgatagggggggcgatcaaagaagagtcacagaaaccaaaaaacattttaatattttaaacgcggttaagggaaagagaagttattgtgaattgaaaattagtatccaatatgtgttggtgcgttgactgtatttgtcgaagtagcgggatacacgcaaacgaagttgcgcgggtcagctagtattaattataatacaaattttaaacttaacctAATACCCGCTACAACACCAACgtctaacaaaaataaatggcaTAGGTCCTGTACATCATAGATCACACCAGTTTAATAGGTCTACTCCAAAAAAGATTACcatattatactttttcatgctaataaaataacagacaaacaaacatccaCGCCATTATTTCAATAACATCAAATAGATACATCAAATAAGATTAACGTAATTAACAATATCAGCTAATCGCCGGACTGTTTGGTATAAAAACTACCTATGTCTCCTTTCACGCATCACTTGTGCGCAAAATGAAATTCTTGGTCGTCTTAGTCGCCCTCGCAGCCGCTGTGCTGGCCGAAGAGCCGATCTTCAAGGACTACCATCAGGAGATCGGTGTGTCCTTAGCAGCTAAGATCAAGGCTCGCGAAGAAGCCGCCGACTTCGACGGCTCCAGGATCACCGGGGGCAATGCTGCCGCCTTAGGATCTCACCCGCACTTGGTAAGTTGCCATTTTTTCGGTACGAGTATTTACTGTGTATTTATGGAAGAGTGTTGAGTCTTTTGGAGTTCGGGCTCCAGTACCTACCTAGATGATTTGGCGAAGTTACAAGTTTTTACACATACCAAGGACCTACCTAGACAAATAGAACAAATAGACTATACCTCAGGAAGGTATAGTCTATTTGTGTGTactgaaataaatctattgtcaCACATTAAACCACAtggtctttattttttttttcttgaaagtatatttgaaaatttatttatagtcaaaaggacaaaatgaaataacagtTGGCTTATATTGAATTACTTTCATATTAACCATTCTCGATTTCATAAATGTaccattgtttaaaaaaaagaaatcttaatTGTTTGCCTGTCCGCTAAATAGTAGgtagtgataaaataaaacttgggTAAAAGCTATTGGAAACGACGgcttaatttgtatttttattttctgaatttatttgctttaattTAGTGCTTCggtaaatatgaatttaactTTGTAGGAGTATTAAAGAATAGATTTTGTTAAGGAATtactatttcttgtttaaTTCATGTGCGTTAAATATCCTAGTTTATATATTGTCTAATATTTACTCaacagtaaataaaatcaaatacataCTCGTAATGTTATGTCCATGTCAGGTTAACCGAATCTGGTCacttttttgtacattttctttttattgcgGTTGCctataagaaatttttttatattttttgcatgCTTTCACCTAATTCCTCATGTTCCAGGGTGGTCTAGTCATCACACTCACCACCGGCCAGACCTCCGTCTGCGGCTCCTCCCTCCTCTCCAACACGCGCTCGGTCACCGCCGCCCACTGCTGGAGACACGGCAACAGCCAAGCTCGCCAGTTCGTCGTGGTCCTCGGCTCCCTGCGTCTCTTCTCCGGCGGTGTCCGCGTCACCACCTCCAACGTCGCTGTGCACGCTAACTACAACCAGAACAATTTGAACAACGACATTGCTATCATTACCCTTAGCTGGGTCACTTACACCAGTgagttttatttcatcaattttcttttagatTTTGATTTCGCTGAGTGTAGTCTGTCGCAGTTTATTCGCACGCAGTGCTGACTACAACCACTCTGCAGCAATGAGAACTATAGGTTGTCGGCCGCAGTGGCAATGTATTCACTTTATATTATGAACAATTGTGAGCATTCTTAGTTAGTTTTGAAAACATTGGTTCGAATAGCATCTCTGTGTCAAGCAGCTCCTGCTTGTAACATAAAAGTTGGTACACGTTACTCCCGTTTAATATGATAGGCCCAAACAGTAATCTTActaaactattttcttttttatattcattgcAACGTTTATTCCTTTTTCCAGACGTCATCCAGCCAATTGGACTCCCCACTAGCCAGACTAACAACCTCTTCGTTGGCACATGGGCTTGGGCTGCAGGATTTGGAGCCACTGGTgatagtaagtatatattatcatTGGATAAAATCTAACAAACCAGGACCTGGTTTGTTTCTGGAGGAAAAGTCCCATGGAATTTTGCAAAAATCTCTAATTATCTCTATGGCAACATTtggtttattttaagttataagtTCCACATTCAGTTTTAAGATATTGTCTACCGACCTTTGGGCTGATTCCTTTCGAGACCTTCTCTCATCTTTGTGTTTTCAGTCGCATCTTTATTTGTCAATTGTTATTCTTCTCTTCACTTTAGtcacttacataaataaaacgttcgatgaatttgtaatttctttttttttttctcagacAGCCCTATCACCAACAACCAGTTCCTGAGCGAGGTCTCCCTGCAAGTGATCACCAACGCTGTGTGCGCCTCCACTTACGGCAACTCTGTGGTCGCCAGCTCCGTCATCTGCGTGAGCGGCCAGGGCCGCAGCACCTGCGGCGGGGACTCCGGCGGCCCCCTGTGGGTGTGGGTCGGCAACAATCGCAACCTGGTTAGTATTACGTCATTTGTTTACACTACTTATTCCATACTAGAGTATGCGGTCTCGTGAAGCTTCCATTAAATTTCGTCCCCGCGGGGATTTCTAGTAGTCTctagtgcacccctagactATATAAGGAACATTACttgatacaaaattttacCCAGCCATTTGGCCTGTACGTTAATTTATCACTCAGTCAgccctttttaaatatattactcTTAGTAATGATTTCATTTAGATTATCTATCACAGTTCTGAATGCTtactcatggatgtcgttgaTAAAACGAGAGAAAGAAAGATCAAAAACCCTTTGATAGATAGATGATACTGATGATGGCTGGGTCTTGACTGTTTCTTCAGTAGTATTTTCTTACTCATCTATGAATAAGGCTATAGAATTATGGTGCCCTAATTCATTGTCACCTTCCAGATTGGTATCACCTCCTTCGGTCACGTGAGCGGCTGCCAGCGCAACTTCCCCGCCGGCTTCGTCAGAGTCACTTCCTTCATCTCCTGGATCCAGGCTCGTCTTTGAGACATCAATGGCTTCGATATTTGACAATGTCTGatgtaaacttaataaatagttattttgtaactCAGTATTTAAATCACTGCATTTTATAAACTCCTCTTATTTTCActttctgtatgtatgcgctaatgtCCGAAATATGTGGAttgattttgttcctgtttgaaatgctGAAAAGAGGCTTTTATGAAGAAGGTTCATATCTTTCCGGGCGATGTGGGGGCGGGTTGCTAGTTCTATAAATAGACCATAGCTACGCCCatcgtaaaacaaaaaatcctGTTAACTTTCGCTCCTTTAAGAGTTTTAAGAAACCCACATAATGCGAAATTTAAAATCGTTTGACCCAGCCGTTTAAGCTGTACATCACAATGTTGATGTTATAAAATGACTCACAAGTTACATTAAGAGTTGAAAAATTTCTACTCTAATGTTGCGTGtttgagcgtcggtggtctAATCGAAAGGTAATGCGAGATTAGCGTTGCCAGGCGTCCGGATAAAGCCGGACATAGTTAGGCTTTTTGATCGCATGTCCGGCCAAAATAAACGGTGTACGTCTTGTCCGGCTTTTGTTAGGCTTTTTACATTTCGCAAACAAGCGAgagccgccgccgcgccgctGAGCTTGGCCGAGCGCAGGCGACGAGAGTCGACTACCGATAATATAGGCTGTCCGGCTTTTTTAGTCAAATGTCCGGCCAAACTGACTGGTCTGTCCGGCTATTAGGTATGGCGACCTGGCAACCCTATGCGAGATGGCATGGAGTtggaggcacaggttcaaatcccacctcggcctcGGCCACCAATGACTCTTATCTGAGTTATGTATCTAagtacattaattattaaatatcgaTGTTCTTACGGTAAGGAAAACATGTGTAACTATGACCCAATACGAGTTGGTAACTGCCCAATCGATGCgatctgaccaaagcatttgattgcgtagatcatagaactcttctgcttaagctcgctcattacgggttcgacactgctgccgttgaactaattaaatcatatcttagtgatagatAACAaacggtagatttaaataatacaaaatcgaaaggagcgacggtaaaaactggggtaccgcaaggttccattttgggaccttttctctttctggtatatatcaacgacctgccttgcatgattgagaaacagactggcatcgtgttgtttgcagatgaaacgtcactaatttttaaaatgaaccgccgtaacgaaatctgtgatgatgtgaatagcactttagccgccattTCTAACTGGTTTAtaatcaacaacttactgttaaatgcaaataagacccaatgcattaagtttacacttcccaatgtgcggcaggcaaatgtggatattagtataagtactaaaagattaaattttgttgataagtagtactactttcttaggaataacattagattcttCGGTCGGCCGGTTATTCGATTCGAGTCGATTCGGCCAAATTAAACGGTGTCCGTCTTGTTCGGCTTTTGTTAGGCTTTTTACATTCGCAAACAAGCGAGAGacgccgccgcgccgccgagCGTGGCCGAGCGACGAGAGTCGACTACCGATAATATAGGCTGTCCGGCTTTTTTAGTCAAATGTCCGGCCAAACTGACTGGTCTGTCCGGCTATTAGGTATGGCGACCTGGCAACCCTATGCGAGATGGCATGGAGTTGGAGgcacgggttcaaatcccacctcggcctcGGCCACCAATTACtctttctgagttatgtatctaagtacattaattattaaatatcgatgctcttacggtaaggaAAACATGTGTAACTATGGTCCTATACAAGTTGGTAACTGCCCGATCCAAAAGGCGCACCCtaggctcttctccagagaggtcaggattcaaaaaaattaaaaaaaaatattcaaaaacgCACTGAATTTTAAAGCGCCTTCAAAAATATGTGGTCACAGTTTaacttgtatgtatgtttgtccgcgattaccTTGCGCTTCGCTGTAccgattttgaaaaatattctagaaatttaaccgatttcataaaattttgatatcgattggaggcggttcactttttacaaaagtgaAAGTAAAATGTGTAGCTCTGTATACTCTAACTAAAGGATTCGTTGAAGCTTTAAATAACAGTTGGTCATTGTAATTCATATCAGCTGTTAGACTTAAAGCAAGCGATTATTATGTTCGTTTCGTAAGGAGCATGAAAAAATCCAAATTCATTGCCTTGAGTGGATTTTACGtacgtatataaaatattgggctagcaacctgtggcttaacgtggcctgtcaatctttgcgagactgttggtttgtctacctcgcaagtgaaatagacatgattatatgtatatcatcatcactacatataataaaacagtaaatatataaaatcacgcctttttctcggaggggtaggcggagactacatctttccacttgacacgatctctgcatacttccttcgcttcgtccacattaaTAACTATCTTCATGCAGACTCTGCGATTTCGGGTATTCTTTACCTGACCCTTttccaggacgtccttaatttgatcaagatacgttcttTTAGGCCTTCcaactccgacctttccctccacactctccttgtatatctgcttagtccaCCTGCTTTcgttcatcctctccacatgaccaaaacaaattgagtatatttaaaaaaaaataatttataacgttataaaaattgtatttaaataaatacatttgtacacgctaatatccggaactactgaacggatttgtatatttaattgattttggAATCTGATACAGCTGATAACAAACCATAACAACTCAGATAAACAATAGGAAATACCGAAATGATTAAGACTTCATTTCGGTATTTCCTATTGTTTATCTGAGATGTTCaacataataagtattttctattagcgtataaaaatcgaagatctgGAACACCTGATCCGAATTATACAAAAgacttttttacaaaagttgttcaacatGATAAGAAATTGATAACATGATGACGTcttatgaaaatgctgcagtgtagtttgttccgccgtacacatgcgctttggaagcggtagtagttataattagatttaagttatgtgacgtcaataagtgataccttgtatccaattttgaaaataaatctattctattctattctattcttagcatttttaattaaaatgaacatgGCAATCTCAGGCAAAGCTAACGAAAACATGAAATGTCAATAGTGAGCAGTCTTCTTTCTCCTCTATTCCTTGCTGCACGAATCGAGTAAGGTTGTTTGTATCAGACGAATCTTAAACCAGCCCAAAATTATACAGAAAAACGTACTACACCAGGTGCTTTTTTTTCgctgataataatataagtttattgcTCACCATAATCAGCAAATCAGTCCAGGGATTGGGTTGATTTCTAAACAACTGAAGGAAAAACTGACTAATTCAGAATGTGGGAGCACGAGTGATGTGACACCAACGTCTAACAAATAAGTGGCATAGGTCCTGTACATCATAGATCATACCAGTTTAATAGGTCTACTCCAGCAAATGAttaccatattattttatactttttcatgctaataaaataacagacaaacaaacatccatgcctttttttcaataacattaaataGATACTTCAAATCGGATTAACGTAATTAACAATATCAGCTAATCGCCGGACTGTTTGGTATAAAAACTACCTATGTCTTCTTTCATACATCACTTGTGCAAAATGAAATTCTTGGTCGTCTTAGTCGCCCTCGCAGCCGCTGTGCTGGCCGAAGAGCCGATCTTCAAGGACTACCATCAGGAGATCGGTGTGTCCCTAGCAGCTAAGATCAAGGCTCGCGAAGAAGCCGCCGACTTCGACGGCTCCAGGATCACCGGGGGCAATGCTGCCGCCTTAGGATCTCACCCGCACTTGGTAAGTTGACTTTTTTAGCTATTTACTGTGTACTTATGGAAGAGTGTTGAGTCTTTTGGAGTTCGGGCACCTACCTAGGTGATTTGGCCAAGTTACAAGTTTTTACACATACCAACTGTCATATAACTCCTCCAAACCTCAGGAAGGTATAGTCTATTTCTTAAGGTactgaaataaatgtattgtCACACATTGAACCAcatggtttttttttcgttgaaagtatatttaaaattaatttatagtcaTGATAAAAAGGGCAAAATGAAATATCAGATGGCttatattgaattaattttcatattaacaCGTTTGATGCTAAGCCAGGTCTTTCTGGGCTGGTCCTGATTTTTCCCCGGTGCAAAGGCTAAAGTCGTGTCTTCTCGCTCTGGGCGGGAGCTGTTACTTTAGTTGTACTCAAGGTACAAACAAAAGTTATATGCCGTAGCTTCattttaagaatagaactCAACAGTCTATAAAAAATGTACCGTGTCTATTCGGCCTGGTCCGCAAGGAACGAATAGGAACCGAACGAAGCGCGGCTCGAAGCTCGCTCGGTAAGCATAGTGCTGTTACTGCTGTAAATTCTCGATAAACGTGTTTGGAGTGCGCACGCGTGTGTATACTGTGTAGTGAATACGTCTTTTTTGTGCGATGCTAGTTATAAGACgtcgtttttatttaatactttgatttttttcaataaaaattagtaATTTGATTAGACCGTCACCACTCGCgcataatacaaaaatgtttatgaaaATCACACACAGTCAagatgtttttaaaatcatattgtTTTCTATGCGGTACTGGGCATGAAAGGCCTTGTGTTTGTTTTCCCCAAAATATAACCTTTGTCTTTGTTGGATCCCCAGGCTAAGCCAGAGGTAAATAGGTACATTCCTTAGCTACAACATAGTGCAAAAAAATCTCGTGTATCTTTTAATTCCgcaactttattaaaaaaattgacagaAAGATGGTACCCGGTCTAATGGACCTGATTCGCACTAGAAAAGAATCCACTTCCTGGCCGAATCGACCTGGTATCGCATGGTACTTTTATACACGAAAACAGTCCCGCAGCTAGCGTGTTAACCATTCTGGatttcataaatgtatgtttcaataaaaaaaaggaatctgAATTGTTTGCCTGTCCGCTAAATAGTaggtagtaataaaataaaacttggaTGAAACCTTTTCGAAACGTCggtttaatttgtatttttattttctgatgatataagaaattatttttcgttAACGCCgccattttatatttgttgcaTGTTTTCACCTAATTCCTCATCTTTCAGGGTGGTCTAGTCATCACACTTACCAATACCTTCACCTCCGTCTGCGGCTCCTCCCTCCTCTCCAACACGCGCGCCGTCACCGCCGCCCACTGCTGGAGACACGGCAACAGCCAAGCTCGCCAGTTCGTCGTGGTCCTCGGCTCCCTGCGTCTCTTCTCCGGCGGTGTCCGCGTCACCACCTCCAACGTCACTTTGCACGCTAACTACAACGAGACCAATTTGAACAACGACATTGCTATCATTACGCTCAGCTGGGTCACTTACACCAGTgagttttatttcatcaattttCTGAGGTTTAGATTTCGCTGAGATATTTCTGTCGTAGTTTATTCGCACGCAGTGCTGACTACAACCACTCTGCAACACTGAGAATTACAATAGGTTGTCGGCCGCAGTGGCAATGTGTTCACTTTATATTATGAACATTTGTGAGCATTCTTAGTTAGTCTTGAAAACATTAGTTCGAATATCATCTCTGTGTCAAGCAGCTCCTGCTTATAACATAAAAGTTGGTACACTTTACTCCCGTTTAACATGATAGGCCCAAACAGTAATCTTActaaactattttcttttttatattcattgcAACGTTTATTCCTTTTTCCAGACGTCATCCAGCCAATTGGACTCCCCACTAGCCAGACTAATAACCTCTTTGTTGGCACATGGGCTTGGGCTGCAGGATTTGGGGCCACTGGTgatagtaagtatatattatcatTGGATAAAATGTCTAACAAACTTCCTGGAGATAAAGTCCCATGGGACTCTACAAAAATCTCTAATTATCTCTATGGCAACATTTGgttgtgtttattttaacttataagTTCCACATACAATTTGAAGACTTTAGTTAGACAATAAGTTGTACTTTTGCTAAAATATTGTCTACCAGTTGACCTTTGGGTTGTTTCCTTTCGAGACCTTCTCACATCTTTGTGTGTTTCCAGTCGCATCTTTATTAGTCAACTGTTATTCTTCTCTTCAATTAGTTCCCAGTCCCGGTTTGGAGTCAATTGGCTCGTTCCTacacctacataaataaaactttcgacgaatttttaatttcttttttttcagacaGCCCCATCACCACCAACCAGTTCCTGAGCGAGGTCTCCCTGCAAGTGATCACCAACGCTGTGTGCGCCTCCACTTACGGCAACTCTGTGGTCGCCAGCTCCGTCATCTGCGTGAGCGGCCAGGGCCGCAGCACCTGCGGCGGGGACTCCGGCGGCCCCCTGTGGGTGTGGGTCGGCAGCGAGCGCAACCTGGTCAGTATTACGTCATTTGTTTACACTACTTATTCCATACTAGAGTATGCGGTTTCGAGAAGCTTCCATTAAATTTCGTCCCCGCGGGGATTTCGGGTAATACTTCCCTAGTATACCCCTAGACTATATTTGGACTGCGCGTTAATTTATCACTCAGTCAgccctttttaaatatattactcTTAGTAATGATTTCATCTAGATTATCTATCACAGTTCTGAGTGCTtactcatggatgtcgttgaTAAAATGAGAGAAAGAAAGATCAAAGACTCTTTGATAGATAGATGATACTGATGATGGCTGGGTTTTGACGGTTTCT is a genomic window of Amyelois transitella isolate CPQ chromosome 28, ilAmyTran1.1, whole genome shotgun sequence containing:
- the LOC106139361 gene encoding collagenase, giving the protein MKFLVVLVALAAAVLAEEPIFKDYHQEIGVSLAAKIKAREEAADFDGSRITGGNAAALGSHPHLGGLVITLTTGQTSVCGSSLLSNTRSVTAAHCWRHGNSQARQFVVVLGSLRLFSGGVRVTTSNVAVHANYNQNNLNNDIAIITLSWVTYTNVIQPIGLPTSQTNNLFVGTWAWAAGFGATGDNSPITNNQFLSEVSLQVITNAVCASTYGNSVVASSVICVSGQGRSTCGGDSGGPLWVWVGNNRNLIGITSFGHVSGCQRNFPAGFVRVTSFISWIQARL
- the LOC132903598 gene encoding collagenase-like; translated protein: MKFLVVLVALAAAVLAEEPIFKDYHQEIGVSLAAKIKAREEAADFDGSRITGGNAAALGSHPHLGGLVITLTNTFTSVCGSSLLSNTRAVTAAHCWRHGNSQARQFVVVLGSLRLFSGGVRVTTSNVTLHANYNETNLNNDIAIITLSWVTYTNVIQPIGLPTSQTNNLFVGTWAWAAGFGATGDNSPITTNQFLSEVSLQVITNAVCASTYGNSVVASSVICVSGQGRSTCGGDSGGPLWVWVGSERNLIGITSFGHVSGCQRNFPAGFVRVTSFISWIQARL